The following proteins come from a genomic window of Athalia rosae chromosome 1, iyAthRosa1.1, whole genome shotgun sequence:
- the LOC105690501 gene encoding pre-mRNA 3'-end-processing factor FIP1 isoform X1, with translation MADESEDQWLYGDSVDGKEASTAVPELANTENDGASDTQEDPLPLSEQLPFTEEPPGESEHAGPLDDEQSVPLEPEITPSELESNENGTKEVSGQEDGDAATDSDSDDDVHVVIGDIKSTPAYSSLNIKRGGLLGSATGVPDKLNKQPGKFSIDEFETIGVINGMPAHEFNLDQLEDKPWRQPGADITDYFNYGFNEETWRAYCERQKRMRSESGVGLILNAGGGANNPGGGMRVPQVAITNDNSKYSGIMGPKRAGPPPGRKMAGTIDVIGSSGLASRRNLDKSPPKENVIQVMTADRREYSRKPGFPDMSVPPPGAGMPPPFDMPPPGYAGEPPPFYMPETDPYYQSYEPTQDSQWGNDPTWQPTNLAIPLTESEEDKDAGPKTIPTMVPPISIPTLLPPREPREGRERDRDRDSVARDRDPVVRERDRERDRDRDRESAPRDRTRERDTESVAKEDERDRDRSRSQHRHKDSRHRHRSRSRTRRHKSRSRSPTRRKKKSRRSERERSKEESE, from the exons ATGGCGGATGAGAGTGAGGATCAGTGGTTATATGGTGATTCAGTTGACGGAAAAGAAGCTTCCACTGCTGTTCCGGAATTGGCAAATACAGAAAATGATGGAGCTTCCGACACTCAAGAAGATCCGTTGCCTTTGTCCGAACAATTACCTTTCACCGAAGAACCACCGGGT GAATCCGAGCACGCAGGTCCTTTGGACGACGAGCAGTCAGTACCATTGGAACCAGAAATAACGCCCAGTGAGCTAGAAAGCAATGAGAATGGCACGAAAGAAGTATCAGGTCAAGAAGATGGTGACGCAGCCACTGATTCTGACTCAGATGACGACGTTCACGTCGTTATTGGAGATATCAAATCCACCCCTGCATACAGCAGTTTAAATATCAAAAGAGGTGGGCTGCTTGGATCAGCAACTGGTGTACCAGATAAACTGAATAAGCAGCCAGGAAAATTCAGCATTGATGAATTTGAAACAATTGGAGTTATAAATGGAATGCCAGCACATGAATTCAACCTAGACCAACTAGAAGATAAGCCCTGGAGACAGCCGGGAGCTGATATAACAGATTATTTTAACTATGGTTTTAATGAAGAAACGTGGAGAGCATACTGTGAAAGACAAAAGCGAATGAGAAGTGAATCTGGTGTTGGATTAATCTTGAACGCTGGTGGTGGAGCTAATAATCCAGGGGGTGGTATGCGAGTACCTCAAGTAGCAATtactaatgataatagtaagtATTCAGGTATCATGGGTCCGAAAAGAGCGGGTCCACCCCCTGGCCGAAAAATGGCAGGGACTATAGATGTAATTGGAAGTTCTGGCCTGGCTTCTAGAAGAAATTTAGACAAATCCCCACCCAAAGAAAACGTGATTCAAGTAATGACTGCCGACAGAAGAGAATACTCTAGGAAACCGGGGTTCCCCGATATGAGCGTCCCACCTCCTGGAGCAGGAATGCCACCTCCGTTTGACATGCCTCCACCAGGTTATGCTGGGGAACCACCGCCCTTTTATATGCCAGAAACAGATCCCTATTATCAGAGCTACGAACCCACGCAGGACAGCCAATGGGGAAACGACCCG acATGGCAGCCAACCAATCTTGCAATTCCATTGACAGAAAGTGAGGAAGACAAAGATGCTGGACCAAAAACTATACCTACAATGGTTCCGCCAATATCAATTCCAACCCTACTGCCTCCCAGAGAGCCCAGGGAAGGAAGAGAACGAGATAGGGACCGCGATTCCGTTGCACGTGATAGAGATCCTGTGGTACGAGAAAGAGATAGAGAACGTGATAGAGATAGAGATCGAGAGTCTGCCCCGAGAGATCGGACCAGAGAAAGAGATACAGAATCTGTCGCTAAAGAAGATGAGAGGGATAGAGATAGGTCGAGATCTCAGCATCGTCACAAAGACAG CAGGCACAGGCACCGGTCAAGATCGCGTACTCGCCGACACAAGTCAAGGTCACGAAGTCCTACCAGGCGTAAGAAGAAATCTCGTAGATCAGAGCGGGAACGTTCCAAGGAAGAAAGTGAATAG
- the LOC105690501 gene encoding pre-mRNA 3'-end-processing factor FIP1 isoform X2 — MADESEDQWLYGDSVDGKEASTAVPELANTENDGASDTQEDPLPLSEQLPFTEEPPGESEHAGPLDDEQSVPLEPEITPSELESNENGTKEVSGQEDGDAATDSDSDDDVHVVIGDIKSTPAYSSLNIKRGGLLGSATGVPDKLNKQPGKFSIDEFETIGVINGMPAHEFNLDQLEDKPWRQPGADITDYFNYGFNEETWRAYCERQKRMRSESGVGLILNAGGGANNPGGGMRVPQVAITNDNSKYSGIMGPKRAGPPPGRKMAGTIDVIGSSGLASRRNLDKSPPKENVIQVMTADRREYSRKPGFPDMSVPPPGAGMPPPFDMPPPGYAGEPPPFYMPETDPYYQSYEPTQDSQWGNDPTWQPTNLAIPLTESEEDKDAGPKTIPTMVPPISIPTLLPPREPREGRERDRDRDSVARDRDPVVRERDRERDRDRDRESAPRDRTRERDTESVAKEDERDRDRSRSQHRHKDRHRHRSRSRTRRHKSRSRSPTRRKKKSRRSERERSKEESE; from the exons ATGGCGGATGAGAGTGAGGATCAGTGGTTATATGGTGATTCAGTTGACGGAAAAGAAGCTTCCACTGCTGTTCCGGAATTGGCAAATACAGAAAATGATGGAGCTTCCGACACTCAAGAAGATCCGTTGCCTTTGTCCGAACAATTACCTTTCACCGAAGAACCACCGGGT GAATCCGAGCACGCAGGTCCTTTGGACGACGAGCAGTCAGTACCATTGGAACCAGAAATAACGCCCAGTGAGCTAGAAAGCAATGAGAATGGCACGAAAGAAGTATCAGGTCAAGAAGATGGTGACGCAGCCACTGATTCTGACTCAGATGACGACGTTCACGTCGTTATTGGAGATATCAAATCCACCCCTGCATACAGCAGTTTAAATATCAAAAGAGGTGGGCTGCTTGGATCAGCAACTGGTGTACCAGATAAACTGAATAAGCAGCCAGGAAAATTCAGCATTGATGAATTTGAAACAATTGGAGTTATAAATGGAATGCCAGCACATGAATTCAACCTAGACCAACTAGAAGATAAGCCCTGGAGACAGCCGGGAGCTGATATAACAGATTATTTTAACTATGGTTTTAATGAAGAAACGTGGAGAGCATACTGTGAAAGACAAAAGCGAATGAGAAGTGAATCTGGTGTTGGATTAATCTTGAACGCTGGTGGTGGAGCTAATAATCCAGGGGGTGGTATGCGAGTACCTCAAGTAGCAATtactaatgataatagtaagtATTCAGGTATCATGGGTCCGAAAAGAGCGGGTCCACCCCCTGGCCGAAAAATGGCAGGGACTATAGATGTAATTGGAAGTTCTGGCCTGGCTTCTAGAAGAAATTTAGACAAATCCCCACCCAAAGAAAACGTGATTCAAGTAATGACTGCCGACAGAAGAGAATACTCTAGGAAACCGGGGTTCCCCGATATGAGCGTCCCACCTCCTGGAGCAGGAATGCCACCTCCGTTTGACATGCCTCCACCAGGTTATGCTGGGGAACCACCGCCCTTTTATATGCCAGAAACAGATCCCTATTATCAGAGCTACGAACCCACGCAGGACAGCCAATGGGGAAACGACCCG acATGGCAGCCAACCAATCTTGCAATTCCATTGACAGAAAGTGAGGAAGACAAAGATGCTGGACCAAAAACTATACCTACAATGGTTCCGCCAATATCAATTCCAACCCTACTGCCTCCCAGAGAGCCCAGGGAAGGAAGAGAACGAGATAGGGACCGCGATTCCGTTGCACGTGATAGAGATCCTGTGGTACGAGAAAGAGATAGAGAACGTGATAGAGATAGAGATCGAGAGTCTGCCCCGAGAGATCGGACCAGAGAAAGAGATACAGAATCTGTCGCTAAAGAAGATGAGAGGGATAGAGATAGGTCGAGATCTCAGCATCGTCACAAAGACAG GCACAGGCACCGGTCAAGATCGCGTACTCGCCGACACAAGTCAAGGTCACGAAGTCCTACCAGGCGTAAGAAGAAATCTCGTAGATCAGAGCGGGAACGTTCCAAGGAAGAAAGTGAATAG